In Parus major isolate Abel chromosome 1, Parus_major1.1, whole genome shotgun sequence, the following proteins share a genomic window:
- the IGSF11 gene encoding immunoglobulin superfamily member 11 isoform X5, with amino-acid sequence MTRRRPGDGGRWVPAALAALLALRGLVCPLEVSVSSGSIQVARGQTAVLPCTFTTNAALTNLNVIWMVIPLSNANQPQQVILYQGGQIFGGAPQFYGRVGFAVTMPTTSASIFINNTQLSDTGTYQCLVNNLPDRGVRNIGVIGLTVLAHPRSIGLIAGAVATGAVVLVVCIVLVAVALFYWKNKHKEEEEEEIPNEIREDDLPPKCSSAAKTFHADASSSENDTLTSSNTYNSRYWNDPKANHATDSFTRFSNSNDAHQPPFSRSGSTSARPVYANGGHPSPAPPKTLVVTASTAPSPQEVIRSNGSVSRKPRLPHTRSYAVSQATLERIGAVPVMVPAQSRAGSLV; translated from the exons GTCTGGTGTGTCCTCTGGAGGTGTCAGTCAGTTCAGGGAGTATCCAGGTTGCCCGAGGCcagacagcagtgctgccctgcaCCTTCACCACTAACGCTGCTCTCACTAACCTTAATGTCATCTGGATGGTCATTCCTCTTTCTAACGCCAACCAGCCTCAACAG gtCATTCTCTACCAAGGGGGTCAGATCTTTGGTGGTGCACCCCAGTTCTATGGGCGAGTGGGGTTTGCTGTGACAATGCCAACCACCAGTGCCTCCATCTTCATCAACAACACTCAGCTATCGGATACTGGCACATACCAGTGTTTGGTCAACAACCTTCCCGACAGAGGCGTCAGGAACATTGGAGTCATTGGACTTACTGTCTTGG CTCACCCACGGAGTATCGGCCTGATTGCAGGAGCGGTGGCCACAGGTGCTGTTGTGCTCGTTGTTTGCATTGTGTTGGTGGCTGTAGCACTGTtctactggaaaaataaacacaaagaagaagaagaggaggaaattcCCAACGAGATAAG GGAGGATGACCTACCACCCAAATGCTCCTCTGCTGCAAAGACGTTCCACGCCGATGCGTCCTCATCAGAGAATGACACCCTCACCTCCTCCAACACCTACAACAGCCGCTACTGGAACGACCCCAAAGCCAACCACGCCACAGACTCCTTCACCCGCTTCAGCAACAGCAACGATGCTCACCAGCCTCCCTTCTCCCGCTCAGGGAGCACGAGTGCCCGCCCCGTCTATGCCAACGGCGGCcacccatccccagctccccctAAGACACTGGTGGTGACGGCCAGCACGGCGCCGTCGCCTCAGGAGGTGATCCGGAGCAATGGTTCTGTCAGCAGGAAGCCACGGCTGCCGCACACCCGTTCCTATGCAGTCAGCCAGGCCACGCTGGAGCGGATCGGGGCTGTCCCCGTCATGGTGCCCGCCCAGAGCCGGGCTGGCTCCCTGGTGTAG
- the IGSF11 gene encoding immunoglobulin superfamily member 11 isoform X3 has translation MTRRRPGDGGRWVPAALAALLALRGLVCPLEVSVSSGSIQVARGQTAVLPCTFTTNAALTNLNVIWMVIPLSNANQPQQVILYQGGQIFGGAPQFYGRVGFAVTMPTTSASIFINNTQLSDTGTYQCLVNNLPDRGVRNIGVIGLTVLVPPSAPLCRIQGSLDVGSDITLTCSSEEGIPRPTYLWEKLDNVPKLPPTATQAHPRSIGLIAGAVATGAVVLVVCIVLVAVALFYWKNKHKEEEEEEIPNEIREDDLPPKCSSAAKTFHADASSSENDTLTSSNTYNSRYWNDPKANHATDSFTRFSNSNDAHQPPFSRSGSTSARPVYANGGHPSPAPPKTLVVTASTAPSPQEVIRSNGSVSRKPRLPHTRSYAVSQATLERIGAVPVMVPAQSRAGSLV, from the exons GTCTGGTGTGTCCTCTGGAGGTGTCAGTCAGTTCAGGGAGTATCCAGGTTGCCCGAGGCcagacagcagtgctgccctgcaCCTTCACCACTAACGCTGCTCTCACTAACCTTAATGTCATCTGGATGGTCATTCCTCTTTCTAACGCCAACCAGCCTCAACAG gtCATTCTCTACCAAGGGGGTCAGATCTTTGGTGGTGCACCCCAGTTCTATGGGCGAGTGGGGTTTGCTGTGACAATGCCAACCACCAGTGCCTCCATCTTCATCAACAACACTCAGCTATCGGATACTGGCACATACCAGTGTTTGGTCAACAACCTTCCCGACAGAGGCGTCAGGAACATTGGAGTCATTGGACTTACTGTCTTGG TTCCTCCTTCTGCCCCGCTTTGCAGAATCCAGGGGTCCCTGGACGTGGGCAGCGATATCACACTGACCTGCAGCTCGGAAGAAGGCATTCCCCGGCCAACATACCTCTGGGAGAAACTGGACAATGTCCCCAAGTTGCCCCCAACTGCCACACAAG CTCACCCACGGAGTATCGGCCTGATTGCAGGAGCGGTGGCCACAGGTGCTGTTGTGCTCGTTGTTTGCATTGTGTTGGTGGCTGTAGCACTGTtctactggaaaaataaacacaaagaagaagaagaggaggaaattcCCAACGAGATAAG GGAGGATGACCTACCACCCAAATGCTCCTCTGCTGCAAAGACGTTCCACGCCGATGCGTCCTCATCAGAGAATGACACCCTCACCTCCTCCAACACCTACAACAGCCGCTACTGGAACGACCCCAAAGCCAACCACGCCACAGACTCCTTCACCCGCTTCAGCAACAGCAACGATGCTCACCAGCCTCCCTTCTCCCGCTCAGGGAGCACGAGTGCCCGCCCCGTCTATGCCAACGGCGGCcacccatccccagctccccctAAGACACTGGTGGTGACGGCCAGCACGGCGCCGTCGCCTCAGGAGGTGATCCGGAGCAATGGTTCTGTCAGCAGGAAGCCACGGCTGCCGCACACCCGTTCCTATGCAGTCAGCCAGGCCACGCTGGAGCGGATCGGGGCTGTCCCCGTCATGGTGCCCGCCCAGAGCCGGGCTGGCTCCCTGGTGTAG
- the IGSF11 gene encoding immunoglobulin superfamily member 11 isoform X1, producing the protein MTRRRPGDGGRWVPAALAALLALRGLVCPLEVSVSSGSIQVARGQTAVLPCTFTTNAALTNLNVIWMVIPLSNANQPQQVILYQGGQIFGGAPQFYGRVGFAVTMPTTSASIFINNTQLSDTGTYQCLVNNLPDRGVRNIGVIGLTVLVPPSAPLCRIQGSLDVGSDITLTCSSEEGIPRPTYLWEKLDNVPKLPPTATQDQVQGTVTLRNISTVSSGLYQCVASNAIGTSTCLLDLQVIAPHPRSIGLIAGAVATGAVVLVVCIVLVAVALFYWKNKHKEEEEEEIPNEIREDDLPPKCSSAAKTFHADASSSENDTLTSSNTYNSRYWNDPKANHATDSFTRFSNSNDAHQPPFSRSGSTSARPVYANGGHPSPAPPKTLVVTASTAPSPQEVIRSNGSVSRKPRLPHTRSYAVSQATLERIGAVPVMVPAQSRAGSLV; encoded by the exons GTCTGGTGTGTCCTCTGGAGGTGTCAGTCAGTTCAGGGAGTATCCAGGTTGCCCGAGGCcagacagcagtgctgccctgcaCCTTCACCACTAACGCTGCTCTCACTAACCTTAATGTCATCTGGATGGTCATTCCTCTTTCTAACGCCAACCAGCCTCAACAG gtCATTCTCTACCAAGGGGGTCAGATCTTTGGTGGTGCACCCCAGTTCTATGGGCGAGTGGGGTTTGCTGTGACAATGCCAACCACCAGTGCCTCCATCTTCATCAACAACACTCAGCTATCGGATACTGGCACATACCAGTGTTTGGTCAACAACCTTCCCGACAGAGGCGTCAGGAACATTGGAGTCATTGGACTTACTGTCTTGG TTCCTCCTTCTGCCCCGCTTTGCAGAATCCAGGGGTCCCTGGACGTGGGCAGCGATATCACACTGACCTGCAGCTCGGAAGAAGGCATTCCCCGGCCAACATACCTCTGGGAGAAACTGGACAATGTCCCCAAGTTGCCCCCAACTGCCACACAAG ACCAAGTCCAGGGCACTGTCACTCTCCGAAATATCAGCACTGTGTCCTCAGGTCTTTACCAATGTGTGGCTTCAAATGCCATTGGAACCAGCACTTGCCTTCTGGACCTGCAAGTCATTGCAC CTCACCCACGGAGTATCGGCCTGATTGCAGGAGCGGTGGCCACAGGTGCTGTTGTGCTCGTTGTTTGCATTGTGTTGGTGGCTGTAGCACTGTtctactggaaaaataaacacaaagaagaagaagaggaggaaattcCCAACGAGATAAG GGAGGATGACCTACCACCCAAATGCTCCTCTGCTGCAAAGACGTTCCACGCCGATGCGTCCTCATCAGAGAATGACACCCTCACCTCCTCCAACACCTACAACAGCCGCTACTGGAACGACCCCAAAGCCAACCACGCCACAGACTCCTTCACCCGCTTCAGCAACAGCAACGATGCTCACCAGCCTCCCTTCTCCCGCTCAGGGAGCACGAGTGCCCGCCCCGTCTATGCCAACGGCGGCcacccatccccagctccccctAAGACACTGGTGGTGACGGCCAGCACGGCGCCGTCGCCTCAGGAGGTGATCCGGAGCAATGGTTCTGTCAGCAGGAAGCCACGGCTGCCGCACACCCGTTCCTATGCAGTCAGCCAGGCCACGCTGGAGCGGATCGGGGCTGTCCCCGTCATGGTGCCCGCCCAGAGCCGGGCTGGCTCCCTGGTGTAG
- the IGSF11 gene encoding immunoglobulin superfamily member 11 isoform X2, with amino-acid sequence MDGLVCPLEVSVSSGSIQVARGQTAVLPCTFTTNAALTNLNVIWMVIPLSNANQPQQVILYQGGQIFGGAPQFYGRVGFAVTMPTTSASIFINNTQLSDTGTYQCLVNNLPDRGVRNIGVIGLTVLVPPSAPLCRIQGSLDVGSDITLTCSSEEGIPRPTYLWEKLDNVPKLPPTATQDQVQGTVTLRNISTVSSGLYQCVASNAIGTSTCLLDLQVIAPHPRSIGLIAGAVATGAVVLVVCIVLVAVALFYWKNKHKEEEEEEIPNEIREDDLPPKCSSAAKTFHADASSSENDTLTSSNTYNSRYWNDPKANHATDSFTRFSNSNDAHQPPFSRSGSTSARPVYANGGHPSPAPPKTLVVTASTAPSPQEVIRSNGSVSRKPRLPHTRSYAVSQATLERIGAVPVMVPAQSRAGSLV; translated from the exons GTCTGGTGTGTCCTCTGGAGGTGTCAGTCAGTTCAGGGAGTATCCAGGTTGCCCGAGGCcagacagcagtgctgccctgcaCCTTCACCACTAACGCTGCTCTCACTAACCTTAATGTCATCTGGATGGTCATTCCTCTTTCTAACGCCAACCAGCCTCAACAG gtCATTCTCTACCAAGGGGGTCAGATCTTTGGTGGTGCACCCCAGTTCTATGGGCGAGTGGGGTTTGCTGTGACAATGCCAACCACCAGTGCCTCCATCTTCATCAACAACACTCAGCTATCGGATACTGGCACATACCAGTGTTTGGTCAACAACCTTCCCGACAGAGGCGTCAGGAACATTGGAGTCATTGGACTTACTGTCTTGG TTCCTCCTTCTGCCCCGCTTTGCAGAATCCAGGGGTCCCTGGACGTGGGCAGCGATATCACACTGACCTGCAGCTCGGAAGAAGGCATTCCCCGGCCAACATACCTCTGGGAGAAACTGGACAATGTCCCCAAGTTGCCCCCAACTGCCACACAAG ACCAAGTCCAGGGCACTGTCACTCTCCGAAATATCAGCACTGTGTCCTCAGGTCTTTACCAATGTGTGGCTTCAAATGCCATTGGAACCAGCACTTGCCTTCTGGACCTGCAAGTCATTGCAC CTCACCCACGGAGTATCGGCCTGATTGCAGGAGCGGTGGCCACAGGTGCTGTTGTGCTCGTTGTTTGCATTGTGTTGGTGGCTGTAGCACTGTtctactggaaaaataaacacaaagaagaagaagaggaggaaattcCCAACGAGATAAG GGAGGATGACCTACCACCCAAATGCTCCTCTGCTGCAAAGACGTTCCACGCCGATGCGTCCTCATCAGAGAATGACACCCTCACCTCCTCCAACACCTACAACAGCCGCTACTGGAACGACCCCAAAGCCAACCACGCCACAGACTCCTTCACCCGCTTCAGCAACAGCAACGATGCTCACCAGCCTCCCTTCTCCCGCTCAGGGAGCACGAGTGCCCGCCCCGTCTATGCCAACGGCGGCcacccatccccagctccccctAAGACACTGGTGGTGACGGCCAGCACGGCGCCGTCGCCTCAGGAGGTGATCCGGAGCAATGGTTCTGTCAGCAGGAAGCCACGGCTGCCGCACACCCGTTCCTATGCAGTCAGCCAGGCCACGCTGGAGCGGATCGGGGCTGTCCCCGTCATGGTGCCCGCCCAGAGCCGGGCTGGCTCCCTGGTGTAG
- the IGSF11 gene encoding immunoglobulin superfamily member 11 isoform X4, which translates to MVIPLSNANQPQQVILYQGGQIFGGAPQFYGRVGFAVTMPTTSASIFINNTQLSDTGTYQCLVNNLPDRGVRNIGVIGLTVLVPPSAPLCRIQGSLDVGSDITLTCSSEEGIPRPTYLWEKLDNVPKLPPTATQDQVQGTVTLRNISTVSSGLYQCVASNAIGTSTCLLDLQVIAPHPRSIGLIAGAVATGAVVLVVCIVLVAVALFYWKNKHKEEEEEEIPNEIREDDLPPKCSSAAKTFHADASSSENDTLTSSNTYNSRYWNDPKANHATDSFTRFSNSNDAHQPPFSRSGSTSARPVYANGGHPSPAPPKTLVVTASTAPSPQEVIRSNGSVSRKPRLPHTRSYAVSQATLERIGAVPVMVPAQSRAGSLV; encoded by the exons ATGGTCATTCCTCTTTCTAACGCCAACCAGCCTCAACAG gtCATTCTCTACCAAGGGGGTCAGATCTTTGGTGGTGCACCCCAGTTCTATGGGCGAGTGGGGTTTGCTGTGACAATGCCAACCACCAGTGCCTCCATCTTCATCAACAACACTCAGCTATCGGATACTGGCACATACCAGTGTTTGGTCAACAACCTTCCCGACAGAGGCGTCAGGAACATTGGAGTCATTGGACTTACTGTCTTGG TTCCTCCTTCTGCCCCGCTTTGCAGAATCCAGGGGTCCCTGGACGTGGGCAGCGATATCACACTGACCTGCAGCTCGGAAGAAGGCATTCCCCGGCCAACATACCTCTGGGAGAAACTGGACAATGTCCCCAAGTTGCCCCCAACTGCCACACAAG ACCAAGTCCAGGGCACTGTCACTCTCCGAAATATCAGCACTGTGTCCTCAGGTCTTTACCAATGTGTGGCTTCAAATGCCATTGGAACCAGCACTTGCCTTCTGGACCTGCAAGTCATTGCAC CTCACCCACGGAGTATCGGCCTGATTGCAGGAGCGGTGGCCACAGGTGCTGTTGTGCTCGTTGTTTGCATTGTGTTGGTGGCTGTAGCACTGTtctactggaaaaataaacacaaagaagaagaagaggaggaaattcCCAACGAGATAAG GGAGGATGACCTACCACCCAAATGCTCCTCTGCTGCAAAGACGTTCCACGCCGATGCGTCCTCATCAGAGAATGACACCCTCACCTCCTCCAACACCTACAACAGCCGCTACTGGAACGACCCCAAAGCCAACCACGCCACAGACTCCTTCACCCGCTTCAGCAACAGCAACGATGCTCACCAGCCTCCCTTCTCCCGCTCAGGGAGCACGAGTGCCCGCCCCGTCTATGCCAACGGCGGCcacccatccccagctccccctAAGACACTGGTGGTGACGGCCAGCACGGCGCCGTCGCCTCAGGAGGTGATCCGGAGCAATGGTTCTGTCAGCAGGAAGCCACGGCTGCCGCACACCCGTTCCTATGCAGTCAGCCAGGCCACGCTGGAGCGGATCGGGGCTGTCCCCGTCATGGTGCCCGCCCAGAGCCGGGCTGGCTCCCTGGTGTAG